The Alphaproteobacteria bacterium genome contains a region encoding:
- a CDS encoding AbrB/MazE/SpoVT family DNA-binding domain-containing protein: MKSAIRRMGNSHGVIIPKPLLEEIGAKANDPVEVKIKKGRLIISPAKRHPREGWAEDAKALAAAGEGGLVWPEFANDGDKDLKW; the protein is encoded by the coding sequence ATGAAATCCGCCATCCGCAGAATGGGAAACTCCCACGGGGTCATCATCCCGAAGCCGCTCCTTGAGGAGATCGGCGCGAAGGCGAACGATCCGGTCGAGGTCAAGATCAAGAAGGGCAGGCTCATCATCTCGCCAGCGAAGCGGCACCCGCGAGAGGGCTGGGCCGAAGACGCCAAGGCGCTCGCGGCCGCCGGAGAAGGCGGGCTGGTGTGGCCTGAATTCGCCAACGATGGCGATAAGGACCTGAAGTGGTAG
- a CDS encoding type II toxin-antitoxin system PemK/MazF family toxin, which translates to MVARGDIWIVRLDPTEGHELQKTRPALVVSPSEINDNLGIALVVPLTTGSRLARFRMPVHFDGQDGLILLEQIRVLDRRRFERRLGTIDRKALSNVLSTLQALFAE; encoded by the coding sequence GTGGTAGCACGCGGGGATATCTGGATCGTTCGTCTCGATCCGACCGAAGGTCACGAACTCCAAAAGACGCGGCCCGCGCTTGTCGTTTCGCCCTCGGAGATCAATGACAATCTTGGAATCGCTCTCGTCGTGCCGCTAACAACGGGTAGTAGGCTGGCGCGATTTCGGATGCCGGTACACTTCGATGGGCAGGACGGATTGATACTACTGGAGCAGATTAGGGTGTTGGATAGACGCCGATTTGAAAGACGCCTTGGCACCATCGACCGAAAGGCGTTGTCCAACGTGCTCTCCACGCTGCAAGCGCTTTTCGCCGAATAG
- the hslU gene encoding ATP-dependent protease ATPase subunit HslU, producing the protein MTDFSPREIVSELDRFIIGQNDAKRAVAIALRNRWRRMQLDERMREEVLPKNILMIGPTGVGKTEISRRLARLAGAPFLKVEATKFTEVGYVGRDVEQIVRDLVEIAINQTRERRRKDVEAKAHLAAEDRVVDALTGPAASPATKESFRRKLRSGEMDDKEIEIEVQASGGGMPMFEIPGMPGAQMGAISIGDIFGKLGGGRTKTRRLTVKEAYEPLISEESDKLLDQEQLVQESLKAVEQNGIVFLDELDKIAGREGRSGADVSREGVQRDLLPLIEGTTVSTKHGAVKTDHILFIASGAFHVSKPSDLLPELQGRLPIRVELKPLTRDDFRRILTEPEASLIKQTVALMGTEGVTLEFTADAIDAIADIAVEVNANVENIGARRLQTVIERVLDEISFAAPDRSGETVRIDAFYVREHIGDLAKNADLSRFIL; encoded by the coding sequence ATGACCGATTTTTCCCCGCGCGAGATCGTTTCCGAACTCGACCGCTTCATCATCGGGCAGAACGACGCCAAGCGCGCGGTCGCAATCGCGCTGCGCAACCGCTGGCGGCGCATGCAGCTCGACGAGCGGATGCGCGAGGAGGTGCTGCCCAAGAACATCCTGATGATCGGGCCGACCGGCGTCGGCAAGACCGAGATTTCGCGCCGCCTGGCGCGGCTTGCCGGCGCGCCGTTTCTCAAAGTCGAGGCGACCAAGTTCACCGAGGTCGGCTACGTCGGCCGCGACGTGGAGCAGATCGTGCGCGACCTGGTCGAGATCGCGATCAACCAGACGCGTGAGCGCCGCCGCAAGGATGTCGAGGCGAAGGCGCATCTCGCGGCGGAAGACCGCGTGGTCGATGCGCTGACCGGCCCCGCGGCGAGCCCGGCCACCAAGGAGTCCTTTCGCCGCAAGCTGCGCAGCGGCGAGATGGACGACAAGGAGATCGAGATCGAGGTGCAGGCCTCGGGCGGCGGAATGCCGATGTTCGAGATCCCCGGCATGCCGGGCGCGCAGATGGGCGCGATCTCGATCGGCGACATCTTCGGCAAGCTCGGCGGTGGGCGCACGAAAACGCGCCGCCTGACCGTGAAGGAGGCCTACGAGCCGCTGATCTCGGAGGAATCCGACAAGCTGCTCGATCAGGAGCAACTGGTGCAGGAGTCGCTGAAGGCGGTCGAGCAGAACGGGATCGTGTTCCTCGATGAGCTCGACAAGATCGCGGGCCGCGAGGGCCGCAGCGGCGCCGACGTCTCACGCGAGGGCGTGCAGCGCGATCTTCTGCCGTTGATCGAGGGCACGACCGTCTCCACCAAGCACGGCGCGGTAAAGACCGACCACATTCTGTTCATCGCGTCGGGCGCGTTCCATGTGTCGAAGCCGTCGGACCTCTTGCCCGAGCTGCAGGGCCGGCTGCCGATCCGCGTCGAGCTCAAGCCGCTGACGCGCGACGATTTCCGCCGCATCCTCACCGAGCCCGAGGCCTCGCTGATCAAGCAGACCGTCGCGCTGATGGGGACGGAGGGCGTGACGCTCGAATTCACCGCTGACGCGATCGACGCGATCGCCGACATCGCAGTCGAGGTGAACGCGAATGTCGAGAACATCGGCGCGCGGCGGCTGCAGACGGTGATCGAGCGCGTGCTCGACGAGATTTCGTTTGCGGCGCCGGACCGCTCCGGTGAGACCGTGCGGATCGACGCATTCTACGTGCGCGAGCACATCGGGGATCTGGCGAAGAATGCGGATCTGAGCCGGTTTATTTTGTAG
- the hslV gene encoding ATP-dependent protease subunit HslV — MQTPSPDIWHGTTILTVRKGGVVAIGGDGQVSIGQTIVKANAKKVRRLAKGDVIGGFAGATADAFTLFERLEGKLEQYPGQLMRAAVELAKDWRTDRYLRRLEAMMIVADKDVSLVLTGTGDVLEPEAGVMGIGSGGNYALAAARALTGTEMEAEAIVRRSLDIAADICVYTNRNVTIETLKT; from the coding sequence ATGCAAACCCCATCCCCAGACATCTGGCACGGCACCACCATCCTCACGGTCCGCAAGGGCGGCGTGGTGGCGATCGGCGGCGACGGCCAGGTCTCGATCGGCCAGACCATCGTCAAGGCCAACGCCAAGAAGGTGCGCCGCCTCGCCAAGGGCGATGTGATCGGCGGCTTCGCGGGCGCGACCGCGGACGCCTTCACGCTGTTCGAACGGCTGGAAGGCAAGCTCGAACAATATCCCGGCCAGCTGATGCGCGCGGCGGTGGAGCTTGCCAAGGACTGGCGAACCGACCGCTATCTGCGCCGGCTCGAAGCCATGATGATCGTCGCCGACAAGGACGTCTCGCTGGTGCTCACCGGCACCGGCGACGTGCTCGAGCCCGAAGCCGGCGTGATGGGCATCGGCTCGGGCGGCAACTACGCGCTTGCCGCCGCGCGTGCGCTTACCGGCACCGAGATGGAGGCCGAGGCGATCGTGCGCCGCTCGCTCGACATCGCGGCGGACATCTGCGTCTACACCAACCGCAACGTCACCATCGAGACGCTGAAGACATGA
- a CDS encoding aminotransferase class IV codes for MTQLANERVAWFNGEFVPEREVRIPFRDSSWVYGDGCFDMTRTFGHRLFKVKEHVDRLYRSLKYLRIDPGFGPEKMCALTEEVFERNRHLLGPDDDYWVGQRISRGVKESAGDNIDYHGPNVVLECNPLPFAKRAKLFKDGIKVMIPSHRRVPPDSLTPRAKTHNYLNLIVADQEVQSIDPEAWAVLLDVNGNLCEGLGSNIFVVRDGEILTPREKFVLPGVSRQTAIDLAREEGLSLREADIDLYDAYNADEIFLTSTSLCICPVTKVNGVVIGPAGQVWGPLTRRIADAYQRFVNHDFVGQYMKCYVEGAATRAF; via the coding sequence ATGACCCAGTTGGCGAACGAACGGGTGGCCTGGTTCAACGGCGAGTTCGTGCCGGAGCGCGAGGTGCGCATTCCGTTCCGTGACTCGAGCTGGGTCTATGGCGACGGCTGCTTCGACATGACCCGCACGTTTGGGCACCGGCTGTTCAAGGTGAAGGAGCACGTCGACCGGCTCTATCGCTCGCTCAAGTATCTGCGCATCGATCCGGGCTTCGGGCCGGAGAAGATGTGCGCGCTCACCGAGGAGGTGTTCGAGCGCAACCGCCATCTGCTCGGGCCCGACGACGACTACTGGGTCGGCCAGCGCATCAGCCGCGGCGTCAAGGAATCGGCGGGCGACAACATCGACTACCACGGGCCGAACGTGGTGCTGGAATGCAATCCGCTGCCGTTTGCGAAGCGCGCCAAGCTGTTCAAGGATGGCATCAAGGTTATGATCCCGTCGCACCGCCGCGTGCCGCCGGATTCGCTCACGCCGCGCGCCAAGACGCACAACTACCTGAACCTGATCGTCGCCGATCAGGAGGTGCAGAGCATCGATCCGGAAGCCTGGGCGGTGCTGCTCGACGTCAACGGCAATCTCTGCGAGGGGCTCGGCTCGAACATCTTCGTCGTGCGCGACGGCGAGATCCTGACGCCGCGGGAAAAATTCGTGCTGCCGGGCGTGAGCCGTCAGACCGCGATCGATCTCGCGCGCGAGGAAGGGTTGAGCCTGCGCGAGGCCGACATCGATCTCTACGACGCCTACAACGCGGACGAGATCTTCCTCACCTCGACCTCGCTCTGCATCTGTCCGGTCACCAAGGTGAATGGCGTCGTGATCGGCCCCGCGGGGCAGGTGTGGGGCCCGCTGACGCGGCGCATCGCCGACGCCTACCAGCGCTTCGTCAACCACGACTTCGTCGGGCAGTATATGAAGTGCTACGTCGAGGGCGCGGCGACACGGGCGTTCTAG
- the hisB gene encoding imidazoleglycerol-phosphate dehydratase HisB: protein MRKGTVTRKTKETDVEVKVDLDGTGVSQIATGIGFFDHMLDLLARHSRIDITVKAKGDLHVDHHHTTEDVGIALGQAVKQALGDMKGITRYASVHMPMDEALTRIAIDISGRPFLVFKAEFSRDKVGAFDTELVQEWFQAFAMNAGVTLHVETLYGTNDHHISESCFKGLARALRAAVAIDPRAAGEIPSTKGTLRG from the coding sequence ATGCGCAAAGGCACGGTGACACGGAAAACCAAGGAGACCGACGTCGAGGTCAAGGTCGACCTCGACGGCACCGGCGTGTCGCAGATCGCGACCGGCATCGGCTTCTTCGACCACATGCTCGACCTGCTCGCGCGCCATTCGCGCATCGACATCACCGTGAAGGCCAAGGGCGACCTGCACGTCGACCACCACCACACCACCGAGGACGTCGGGATCGCGCTCGGACAGGCCGTGAAGCAGGCACTCGGCGACATGAAGGGCATCACGCGCTATGCCAGCGTTCACATGCCGATGGACGAGGCGCTGACCCGCATCGCGATCGACATTTCGGGCCGGCCGTTCCTGGTGTTCAAGGCCGAGTTCTCGCGCGACAAGGTGGGCGCGTTCGACACCGAACTGGTGCAGGAGTGGTTCCAGGCTTTCGCGATGAATGCCGGCGTGACCTTGCACGTCGAGACATTGTACGGAACCAACGACCACCATATCTCGGAGTCGTGCTTCAAGGGACTGGCGCGCGCCTTGCGCGCCGCGGTTGCGATCGATCCGCGCGCGGCCGGCGAGATCCCGTCCACCAAGGGAACGCTGAGGGGTTGA
- a CDS encoding DUF2628 domain-containing protein encodes MPVYTVHEPPQRDDDDTLAHSARVRFVRDGFHVWAFVLAPLWMLRHRLWIELIAYLLIVGGAMFLLRRLGIEETAGFWVALFLAILVGMEASSLLRWKLARRGFEQVGVVVGDNLEDAERRFFDAWTDEPRPTVPAAPAPPSPFGPPPAASAPTRDVIGLFPQPQARP; translated from the coding sequence ATGCCCGTCTACACGGTCCACGAGCCGCCGCAGCGCGACGACGACGACACGCTCGCGCACAGCGCGCGTGTTCGCTTCGTGCGCGACGGCTTCCATGTCTGGGCATTCGTGCTGGCGCCGCTCTGGATGCTGCGTCACCGGCTCTGGATTGAGTTGATCGCCTATCTGCTGATCGTCGGCGGCGCGATGTTCCTGCTGCGGCGGCTCGGCATCGAGGAAACCGCCGGCTTCTGGGTCGCGTTGTTCCTGGCAATACTCGTCGGGATGGAGGCCTCCTCGCTGCTGCGCTGGAAGCTGGCGCGGCGCGGCTTCGAGCAGGTTGGTGTCGTGGTCGGCGACAATCTCGAAGACGCCGAGCGGCGTTTCTTCGATGCCTGGACGGATGAACCTCGGCCAACTGTGCCTGCGGCTCCCGCACCGCCCTCGCCCTTCGGGCCACCGCCCGCCGCCTCTGCACCCACGCGCGATGTAATCGGCCTCTTCCCGCAACCGCAGGCCCGGCCATGA